Proteins found in one Labrys wisconsinensis genomic segment:
- the ptsP gene encoding phosphoenolpyruvate--protein phosphotransferase, with the protein MPGALGGPRLLLKRLREVMAEPVSAQERLDKTVVLIAANMVAEVCSTYVLRSDDTLELYATEGLNPNAVHLTTMRKGEGLVGLVAKEAEAVATADAQTHPAFSYKPETGEELYHAFLGVPILRAGETLGVLVVQNRAHRVYSEEEIEALLTVSMVLAEMIASGELQALARPGADIAGRRPLHLTGASLAEGVGLGHVVLHEPRVVVKTLIAEDPARETQRLEDAIEGLRDSIDSMLDRGDVARAAETREILEAYRMFAHDRGWLAKMREVIATGVTAEAAVQRVQSDTRARMQRVADPILRERLYDLDDLANRLLRQLTGDGHHVPADRLPKDAILVARSMGPAALLDYNRDSLRGLILEEGGPTSHVAIVARALGIAAVGEVSEITNLVEEGDAIIVDGSAGAVQVRPAPDVEAAYAEKVRFRARRQEQYQALRSLPSRTKDGRDIGLYLNAGLLVDLPHVRESGAHGIGLFRTELQFMIASQFPRTSEQQALYKAVLEAAGDRSVTFRTLDIGGDKVLPYMHKIEEENPALGWRAIRLGLDRPGLMRSQLRALLQAAAGRELRVMFPMVAAVEEFDHARAMMEREIAFLRRHGKPLPDLVKLGAMVEVPSILWQLDEILARVDFLSVGSNDLFQFLFAVDRGNARVAGRFDTLSVPILRALRFITDKAAAADVPVTLCGELASRPLEAAALIGVGFRLLSMNPAAIGPVKAMLMEVDAGELESLVTEHIAAHADKPLRAVLREFAERRGVPL; encoded by the coding sequence GTGTGCTCGACCTATGTGCTGCGCTCCGACGACACGCTCGAGCTCTATGCCACCGAAGGCCTGAACCCCAACGCCGTCCACCTCACCACCATGCGCAAGGGCGAGGGCCTGGTCGGCCTGGTGGCCAAGGAGGCCGAGGCGGTGGCCACCGCCGATGCCCAGACCCACCCGGCCTTCTCCTACAAGCCGGAGACGGGCGAGGAACTCTACCACGCCTTCCTCGGCGTGCCGATCCTGCGCGCCGGCGAGACGCTGGGCGTGCTGGTGGTGCAGAACCGCGCCCATCGCGTCTACAGCGAGGAAGAGATCGAGGCGCTGCTGACCGTCTCGATGGTGCTGGCGGAGATGATCGCCTCGGGCGAGCTGCAGGCGCTCGCCCGCCCCGGCGCCGACATCGCCGGCCGGCGGCCCCTGCATCTCACCGGCGCCAGCCTGGCGGAAGGCGTCGGCCTCGGCCACGTCGTGCTGCACGAGCCGCGCGTCGTGGTGAAGACGCTGATCGCCGAGGATCCGGCGCGCGAGACCCAGCGCCTCGAGGACGCCATCGAGGGCCTGCGCGACTCCATCGACAGCATGCTCGACCGCGGCGACGTCGCCCGGGCGGCGGAGACGCGCGAGATCCTCGAAGCCTACCGGATGTTCGCCCACGACCGCGGCTGGCTCGCCAAGATGCGCGAGGTGATCGCCACCGGCGTCACCGCCGAGGCCGCGGTGCAGCGCGTGCAGTCCGACACCCGCGCCAGGATGCAGCGCGTCGCCGACCCGATCCTGCGCGAGCGCCTCTACGATCTCGACGACCTCGCCAACCGCCTGCTGCGCCAGCTCACCGGCGACGGCCATCACGTGCCCGCCGACCGCCTGCCGAAGGATGCCATCCTGGTGGCGCGCTCGATGGGCCCCGCCGCCCTGCTCGACTACAACCGCGACAGCCTGCGCGGCCTGATCCTCGAGGAGGGCGGCCCGACCAGCCACGTCGCCATCGTCGCCCGGGCGCTCGGCATCGCCGCGGTGGGCGAGGTCAGCGAGATCACCAATCTGGTGGAGGAGGGCGACGCCATCATCGTCGACGGCTCGGCCGGGGCGGTGCAGGTGCGCCCGGCGCCGGACGTCGAGGCCGCCTATGCGGAGAAGGTGCGCTTCCGCGCCCGCCGCCAGGAGCAGTACCAGGCGCTGCGCAGCCTGCCGAGCCGCACCAAGGACGGGCGCGACATCGGCCTCTACCTCAATGCCGGCCTGCTGGTCGACCTGCCGCACGTGCGCGAGAGCGGCGCCCACGGCATCGGCCTGTTCCGCACCGAGCTGCAGTTCATGATCGCTTCGCAGTTCCCGCGCACCAGCGAGCAGCAGGCACTCTACAAGGCGGTGCTGGAAGCGGCGGGAGACCGCTCGGTCACCTTCCGCACCCTGGACATCGGCGGCGACAAGGTGCTGCCCTACATGCACAAGATCGAGGAGGAGAACCCGGCGCTGGGCTGGCGCGCCATCCGCCTCGGCCTCGACCGGCCGGGCCTGATGCGCTCGCAGCTGCGCGCCCTGCTGCAGGCGGCGGCGGGCCGGGAGCTCAGGGTGATGTTCCCGATGGTGGCGGCAGTGGAGGAGTTCGACCACGCCCGCGCCATGATGGAACGCGAGATCGCCTTCCTGCGCCGCCACGGCAAGCCGCTGCCCGACCTGGTCAAGCTCGGCGCCATGGTCGAGGTGCCCTCCATCCTCTGGCAGCTCGACGAGATCCTGGCCCGCGTCGACTTCCTCTCGGTCGGCTCGAACGACCTGTTCCAGTTCCTCTTCGCCGTCGACCGCGGCAATGCCCGCGTCGCCGGGCGCTTCGACACGCTCTCCGTGCCGATCCTCCGGGCGCTGCGCTTCATCACCGACAAGGCGGCCGCCGCCGACGTGCCGGTGACGCTGTGCGGCGAGCTCGCCTCCAGGCCGCTGGAGGCGGCGGCGCTGATCGGCGTCGGCTTCCGCCTCCTGTCGATGAACCCGGCCGCGATCGGGCCGGTGAAGGCGATGCTGATGGAGGTGGATGCGGGCGAACTGGAGAGCCTGGTCACCGAGCACATCGCCGCCCATGCCGACAAGCCGCTGCGCGCCGTGCTGCGCGAGTTCGCCGAGCGGCGCGGCGTGCCGTTGTAG
- the prfA gene encoding peptide chain release factor 1: MLPIEKLDALVRRRDLVEAELASGPGAETFVALSRELAELDPVVAAVREWRAAQAELAGVEAMLAEPSVTGEMAALADEERKELSGRIGDLETAIRMALLPKDAADEKSAILEVRAGTGGDEASLFAGDLLRMYLRYADLQGWKTEILSESPGTAGGYKEASAAIRGRGVFARLKFESGVHRVQRVPATEASGRIHTSAATVAVLPEAEEVDIVIDEKDLKTDVFRASGAGGQHVNTTDSAVRITHLPTGTVVAVQDERSQHKNRARAMALLRARLYEAERERNEAARAADRRDQVGSGDRSERIRTYNFPQGRVTDHRIGLTLYRLEQVIAGDDLGEVIDALVTENQARLLAASEAR, encoded by the coding sequence ATGCTGCCCATAGAGAAACTCGACGCCCTGGTCCGCCGCCGCGATCTGGTCGAGGCGGAGCTCGCCTCCGGCCCGGGCGCGGAGACCTTCGTGGCGCTGTCACGCGAGCTGGCCGAGCTCGATCCCGTCGTCGCCGCCGTGCGTGAATGGCGAGCGGCCCAGGCCGAGCTCGCCGGCGTCGAGGCGATGCTGGCCGAGCCCTCGGTCACCGGCGAGATGGCGGCCCTTGCCGATGAGGAGCGCAAGGAGCTCTCCGGGCGCATCGGCGACCTGGAGACCGCCATCCGCATGGCGCTCCTGCCCAAGGACGCGGCGGACGAGAAATCGGCGATCCTCGAGGTCAGGGCCGGCACCGGCGGCGACGAGGCCTCGCTGTTCGCCGGCGACCTCCTGCGCATGTATCTGCGCTATGCCGACCTGCAGGGCTGGAAGACCGAGATCCTGTCCGAATCCCCCGGCACGGCCGGCGGCTACAAGGAGGCCTCGGCGGCGATCCGCGGCCGCGGCGTCTTCGCCAGGCTGAAGTTCGAATCCGGCGTGCACCGGGTGCAGCGCGTGCCCGCCACCGAGGCGAGCGGGCGCATCCACACCTCCGCCGCCACCGTGGCGGTGCTGCCGGAGGCTGAGGAGGTCGACATCGTCATCGACGAGAAGGACCTCAAGACCGACGTGTTCCGCGCCTCGGGCGCCGGCGGCCAGCACGTCAACACCACGGACTCGGCGGTGCGCATCACCCATCTGCCGACCGGCACGGTGGTGGCCGTGCAGGACGAGCGCTCGCAGCACAAGAACCGGGCGCGGGCCATGGCGCTGCTGCGCGCCCGGCTCTACGAGGCCGAGCGCGAGCGCAACGAGGCGGCCCGCGCCGCCGACCGGCGCGACCAGGTCGGCTCCGGCGACCGCTCCGAGCGCATCCGCACCTACAATTTCCCGCAGGGGCGCGTCACCGACCACCGCATCGGGCTGACGCTCTACAGGCTCGAGCAGGTCATTGCCGGCGACGACCTGGGCGAGGTGATCGACGCGCTGGTCACCGAGAACCAGGCCCGGCTGCTGGCGGCCAGCGAAGCGCGATGA